A window of the Egibacter rhizosphaerae genome harbors these coding sequences:
- a CDS encoding inorganic diphosphatase has product MSDVVEIFVEIPKGSRNKYEWDTRSGRFKLDRMLFSAVHYPGDYGFVSNAWGEDGDPLDAMVILSDPTFPGCTIDARVVGVFYMTDEKGRDTKILGVPDSDPRWSYVKELSDVPKHLLDEIAHFFSIYKDLEQEGVTIEGFGSREDALTELEADYERFRNLPRAPIMPWEVAFTP; this is encoded by the coding sequence ATGAGCGATGTGGTCGAGATCTTCGTGGAGATCCCGAAGGGATCGCGCAACAAGTACGAGTGGGACACCAGGAGCGGCCGGTTCAAGCTCGACCGGATGCTCTTCAGCGCTGTCCACTACCCGGGTGACTACGGGTTCGTGTCCAACGCGTGGGGGGAGGACGGCGACCCGCTCGACGCGATGGTGATCCTGTCCGACCCGACGTTCCCGGGCTGCACGATCGACGCCCGCGTCGTCGGGGTCTTCTACATGACCGACGAGAAGGGGCGGGACACGAAGATCCTCGGCGTGCCCGACAGCGATCCGCGCTGGTCGTACGTCAAGGAGCTCTCGGACGTTCCCAAGCACCTCCTCGACGAGATCGCCCACTTCTTCTCGATCTACAAGGACCTCGAGCAGGAGGGGGTGACCATCGAGGGCTTTGGCAGCCGCGAGGACGCCCTCACCGAGCTCGAGGCCGACTACGAGCGCTTCCGCAACCTGCCCCGCGCGCCGATCATGCCGTGGGAGGTCGCGTTCACGCCTTGA
- a CDS encoding DUF4388 domain-containing protein — MDARAGDLAGRGADQLLRDLAARRATGRLTLGSDAHTARVWMRDGAVLTASAPEARARLGDRLTGAGLLTQHQLDDALAMQRGLRERRRLGELLVEQGHIDRRTLREYVVDQITDSVSALLAWREGWWAFDPGVETHEDMALDTSVENLLMEATRRCEEWQVIRDALGSLDSVVDFVPRESGAELALTPDEWSLLTRIDGSATVAEIAEEAGYGQVETARIVYGLVTAGVVQVVDRGDADTQAGAPGERAAGGAGGGDAAAAGDAAGGDAAAGETGVGEAGSQGGRPEGAPDRERLLAEFAGLDDPPARGAPPPSGTRNPTGDPARQARRSPPRRDERSEGDDRRGGLFGRRRRR, encoded by the coding sequence GTGGACGCCCGAGCCGGGGACTTGGCGGGACGCGGCGCAGACCAGCTGCTCCGCGACTTGGCCGCTCGTCGGGCGACCGGGCGGCTGACCCTGGGATCGGACGCGCACACCGCTCGCGTCTGGATGCGCGACGGCGCGGTGCTCACCGCGAGTGCCCCCGAGGCGCGGGCCCGCCTCGGCGACCGGCTGACCGGCGCGGGACTGCTCACCCAGCACCAGCTGGACGATGCGCTCGCGATGCAGCGCGGCCTGCGGGAGCGCCGCCGGCTCGGGGAGCTGCTCGTCGAGCAGGGCCACATCGACCGCAGGACGCTCCGCGAGTACGTCGTCGATCAGATCACCGACTCGGTGAGCGCGCTACTCGCGTGGCGCGAGGGCTGGTGGGCCTTCGACCCCGGCGTCGAGACCCACGAGGACATGGCGCTCGACACGAGCGTGGAGAACCTCCTGATGGAGGCCACGCGCCGCTGCGAGGAGTGGCAGGTCATCCGCGACGCGCTCGGGTCGCTCGACTCGGTCGTCGACTTCGTGCCGCGTGAGTCGGGCGCCGAGCTGGCGCTCACCCCCGACGAGTGGTCGCTGCTCACCCGTATCGACGGCAGTGCGACCGTGGCCGAGATCGCCGAGGAAGCGGGCTACGGGCAGGTCGAGACCGCGCGCATCGTCTACGGGCTCGTCACGGCCGGGGTGGTGCAGGTCGTCGACCGGGGGGACGCCGACACGCAAGCGGGTGCGCCCGGCGAGCGGGCGGCTGGCGGTGCGGGCGGCGGGGACGCGGCTGCCGCCGGCGACGCGGCCGGTGGGGACGCGGCTGCTGGCGAGACGGGAGTCGGGGAGGCCGGGTCGCAAGGCGGCCGACCCGAGGGGGCTCCCGACCGCGAGCGGCTGCTCGCCGAATTCGCCGGTCTCGACGACCCGCCCGCCCGCGGCGCGCCACCACCCAGCGGCACGCGGAACCCGACGGGCGACCCCGCGCGGCAGGCGCGTCGGTCACCTCCCCGCCGCGACGAGCGGAGCGAGGGCGACGACCGACGGGGCGGCTTGTTCGGTCGGCGGCGACGCCGCTAG
- a CDS encoding M23 family metallopeptidase → MNRVVRVAIAGCGLAALPLLAAAAPGAIASIDEVEEQVEEAEEQAESTRERLREAEEAADVSRQEAEEAQARVVEHQEAFDEAVAAYEEARGHYEQVAGERDREVDRVEAAAEAQAEQATSFGEHLAEVYKRPPQDLGMIELVLASEDAADALHRADLVGRAAELGADRLLAARDLEERTTDEAQQHHVVAVGLDDAADRLQETQEQLDFALANAEEAAARAESDAIRAEQAAAEAGEDLEEVEGRVEAARDRVQAVRRRVEAAEAAEDAEPPPAVDGMVCPIGSPHGFTDSWLAPRPGGRQHQGIDMFAEHGMPIYAVEDGQVRTSSNRLGGLVIYLTADDGDRYYYAHLSELHVDTGNRVEAGEQIGANGDTGNARGTPPHLHWELRVGGDERVNPYPLARDLCSPDGPGH, encoded by the coding sequence ATGAATCGGGTTGTGCGGGTCGCGATCGCGGGCTGCGGGCTCGCTGCGTTGCCGCTCCTCGCGGCCGCGGCCCCCGGGGCGATCGCGTCGATCGACGAGGTCGAGGAGCAGGTCGAGGAGGCCGAGGAGCAGGCCGAGTCCACGCGCGAACGCCTGCGGGAGGCCGAGGAGGCCGCCGACGTCTCGCGTCAGGAGGCCGAGGAGGCGCAGGCGCGGGTCGTCGAGCACCAGGAGGCCTTCGACGAGGCGGTCGCGGCGTACGAGGAGGCCCGCGGCCACTACGAGCAGGTCGCCGGCGAACGCGATCGAGAGGTCGATCGCGTCGAGGCGGCGGCCGAGGCCCAGGCCGAGCAGGCCACGTCGTTCGGCGAGCACTTGGCCGAGGTCTACAAGCGCCCCCCGCAGGACCTCGGCATGATCGAGCTCGTCCTCGCGAGCGAGGACGCTGCCGACGCGCTGCACCGCGCGGACCTCGTCGGCCGGGCGGCGGAGCTCGGCGCCGATCGGCTCCTCGCGGCGCGCGACCTCGAGGAGCGCACGACCGACGAGGCACAGCAGCACCACGTCGTCGCCGTCGGGCTCGACGACGCCGCCGACCGCTTGCAGGAGACACAGGAGCAGCTCGACTTCGCGCTCGCGAACGCCGAGGAGGCCGCGGCCCGCGCCGAGAGCGACGCGATCCGCGCGGAGCAGGCGGCCGCGGAGGCCGGCGAGGACCTGGAGGAGGTCGAGGGTCGGGTCGAGGCCGCCCGCGACCGGGTGCAGGCCGTGCGACGACGGGTCGAGGCGGCGGAGGCCGCCGAGGACGCCGAGCCGCCCCCGGCGGTCGACGGGATGGTCTGCCCGATCGGCAGCCCGCACGGGTTCACCGACTCGTGGCTGGCGCCGCGCCCCGGAGGTCGCCAGCACCAGGGCATCGACATGTTCGCCGAGCACGGGATGCCGATCTACGCGGTGGAGGACGGCCAGGTCAGGACCTCGAGCAATCGTCTCGGCGGGCTCGTGATCTACCTGACGGCCGACGACGGCGATCGCTACTACTACGCCCACCTGTCCGAGCTGCACGTCGACACCGGCAACCGTGTCGAGGCGGGCGAGCAGATCGGCGCGAACGGCGACACCGGGAACGCGCGCGGCACTCCGCCGCACCTGCACTGGGAGCTGCGGGTCGGGGGCGACGAGCGCGTCAACCCGTATCCGCTGGCCCGCGACCTGTGCAGCCCCGACGGGCCGGGACACTAG
- a CDS encoding aerial mycelium formation protein → MSGAEGETWAGTGRRRIDRVTDPSLPNQIPELPTGRVRQLRDECREEEARLSYTRRLLHGRLDIARAEALRRSGDDDDILARLPEILAGDENSRGAARALGFYEPGEREGRRVEDRVLDDSALAQLPEFDERGLAEFLAEIEEVERRVSEQRRVVLDHLDRLQAELVARYRDGRAHIGEVVSPSAPSGGDRAGDDDRG, encoded by the coding sequence ATGAGCGGAGCCGAGGGGGAGACCTGGGCGGGCACCGGCCGCCGGCGGATCGATCGCGTCACCGATCCGTCGTTGCCGAACCAGATACCCGAGCTGCCGACCGGGCGGGTCCGCCAACTGCGGGACGAGTGCCGAGAGGAGGAGGCGCGCCTCTCGTACACGCGGCGGCTGCTGCACGGGCGGCTGGACATCGCCCGCGCCGAGGCGTTGCGACGCAGCGGCGACGATGACGACATCCTCGCGCGCCTCCCGGAGATCCTGGCCGGGGACGAGAATTCGCGCGGCGCGGCGCGGGCGCTCGGGTTCTACGAGCCGGGCGAGCGCGAGGGCCGGCGCGTGGAGGACCGTGTCCTCGACGATTCCGCGCTGGCGCAGCTGCCCGAGTTCGATGAGCGCGGGCTGGCCGAGTTCCTCGCCGAGATCGAGGAGGTCGAGCGGCGCGTGAGTGAGCAGCGGCGGGTCGTGCTGGATCATCTCGACCGGCTGCAGGCGGAGCTCGTCGCACGCTATCGCGACGGCCGTGCACACATCGGTGAGGTGGTGTCGCCGTCAGCGCCGTCCGGTGGGGACCGCGCCGGCGATGACGACCGGGGCTAG
- a CDS encoding asparaginase has protein sequence MTTGASASGPAVLAVEATRDGFVEARHRAHVALATAEGELVGGAGDPAVWCYPRSAVKPLQAAACVEVVGQWLSGPSLAIACASHEASIDHQVEVAQVLALGGLDEDALGCPPAWPADMPAVREQERPLRLAHNCSGKHAAMAWAQTVATGRPDGYRDPDSPIQQRVTHVLAEACGVRPEGPGVDGCGAPAWRLPLDGLARAMARLVAAPRGPLARVREAMGAYPLLVGGPQAPDSALMLGDERVLAKRGAEGTLVAGVLAPAGPVGIAVKVEDGAGRAAGPVAAAALASVGARVPDGVRTPTVLGGGEPHGSLAPTDALTAALGL, from the coding sequence ATGACGACCGGGGCTAGTGCCTCCGGGCCCGCGGTGCTCGCCGTCGAGGCGACCCGGGACGGGTTCGTCGAGGCGCGCCACCGGGCCCACGTGGCGCTCGCGACCGCCGAGGGGGAGCTCGTCGGCGGGGCCGGCGACCCCGCGGTGTGGTGCTATCCCCGTTCGGCGGTGAAGCCGCTGCAGGCGGCCGCCTGTGTCGAGGTCGTCGGCCAGTGGCTCTCGGGCCCGAGCCTCGCGATCGCGTGCGCGAGCCATGAGGCGAGCATCGACCACCAGGTCGAGGTCGCCCAGGTCCTCGCGCTCGGCGGGCTCGACGAGGACGCGCTCGGCTGCCCGCCGGCGTGGCCGGCGGACATGCCGGCGGTGCGCGAGCAGGAGCGGCCTCTGCGGCTCGCGCACAACTGCTCCGGCAAGCACGCGGCGATGGCGTGGGCGCAGACGGTCGCGACCGGACGGCCGGACGGCTACCGCGATCCCGACAGCCCGATCCAGCAGCGGGTCACCCACGTGCTCGCCGAGGCGTGCGGCGTGCGGCCCGAGGGGCCCGGGGTCGACGGCTGTGGCGCGCCCGCGTGGCGGCTCCCGCTGGACGGACTGGCGAGGGCGATGGCGCGGCTCGTGGCGGCCCCCCGCGGCCCGCTCGCGCGCGTGCGCGAGGCGATGGGCGCGTACCCGCTGCTCGTTGGGGGACCGCAAGCGCCCGACAGCGCGCTGATGCTCGGCGACGAGCGCGTGCTCGCGAAGCGCGGCGCTGAGGGGACGCTCGTCGCGGGTGTGCTCGCCCCCGCGGGCCCGGTCGGGATCGCGGTCAAGGTCGAGGACGGGGCGGGTCGAGCGGCGGGTCCGGTCGCGGCGGCGGCGCTGGCGTCGGTGGGTGCGCGCGTGCCCGACGGCGTGCGTACACCGACCGTGCTCGGTGGGGGCGAGCCGCACGGGTCGCTCGCCCCCACCGACGCCCTGACGGCCGCACTGGGTCTCTGA
- a CDS encoding helix-turn-helix domain-containing protein, whose protein sequence is MEPSEAPGAAAATVREVGSYIREQRKAAQLSLRKLARMADISDPYLSQIERGLRKPSADILQRVADALEVSAETLYIQAGILDEPSDDLGERILADPHLTEVQKRALHEIYRSFRASGEAEGTGDAASR, encoded by the coding sequence GTGGAACCGAGTGAAGCGCCCGGCGCTGCCGCCGCGACCGTCCGCGAGGTCGGGAGCTACATCCGCGAGCAGCGCAAGGCCGCGCAACTCAGCCTGCGCAAGCTCGCCCGCATGGCCGACATCAGCGACCCCTACCTGTCCCAGATCGAGCGCGGGCTGCGCAAGCCGTCCGCCGACATCCTCCAGCGCGTCGCCGACGCGCTCGAGGTGAGCGCCGAGACCCTGTACATCCAGGCCGGGATCCTCGACGAGCCGAGCGACGACCTCGGCGAGCGGATCCTCGCCGACCCGCACCTCACCGAGGTGCAGAAGCGGGCGCTGCACGAGATCTACCGCTCGTTCCGGGCGTCCGGTGAGGCCGAGGGGACGGGGGATGCCGCCTCGCGGTGA
- a CDS encoding Rho termination factor N-terminal domain-containing protein has protein sequence MPTIPNFNEFTEQARKRTDEVAGQARKTVDEVAGQARKAVTETATNVRRAADAAGSDTERTVTTVLRDGAYATVGAGDAVVRQLREVGERLRAARTEAPEAVKQTADPEQVEQRVQELREQAQREYEQLVARGRTVVDRLSHSPVTERAREQSKQAQAQAKGVVTSARKTVDTATESAEKTVGRARQQVGEVREQAERTGEQAEQTVSHAKGAATATRTAAERTAEAASHAASTVGTGPPVEGLLEDRTVAELRELARQHDVPGRTGMNKAELIRALEQYQ, from the coding sequence ATGCCAACGATCCCGAACTTCAACGAGTTCACCGAGCAGGCCCGCAAGCGCACCGACGAGGTGGCCGGCCAGGCCCGCAAGACCGTCGACGAGGTGGCCGGCCAGGCCCGCAAGGCGGTCACCGAGACCGCCACCAACGTGCGTCGGGCCGCCGATGCCGCGGGCTCGGACACCGAGCGCACCGTCACGACGGTCCTGCGCGACGGCGCGTACGCGACCGTCGGCGCCGGCGACGCGGTCGTGCGCCAACTGCGCGAGGTCGGTGAGCGGCTGCGCGCTGCCCGCACCGAGGCGCCCGAGGCCGTCAAGCAGACCGCCGACCCCGAGCAGGTCGAGCAGCGCGTGCAGGAGCTGCGCGAGCAGGCGCAGCGCGAGTACGAGCAGCTGGTGGCTCGCGGGCGCACCGTGGTGGACCGTCTCAGCCACAGCCCCGTGACCGAACGGGCCCGCGAGCAGTCGAAGCAGGCCCAGGCGCAGGCCAAGGGCGTCGTGACCAGTGCCCGCAAGACGGTCGACACTGCCACCGAATCCGCCGAGAAGACCGTCGGCCGGGCCCGCCAGCAGGTCGGCGAGGTCCGCGAGCAGGCGGAGCGGACCGGCGAGCAGGCCGAGCAGACCGTGAGCCACGCCAAGGGCGCCGCGACCGCGACCCGGACCGCGGCCGAGCGCACCGCCGAGGCCGCCAGCCACGCGGCCAGCACGGTGGGCACCGGCCCTCCCGTCGAGGGGCTGCTCGAGGACAGGACCGTGGCCGAGCTGCGCGAGCTCGCTCGCCAGCACGACGTCCCGGGCCGGACCGGCATGAACAAGGCCGAACTCATTCGCGCACTCGAGCAGTACCAGTAG
- a CDS encoding glycosyltransferase: MRVEDVAGPAAWPHQPTPDLSGTRVGLLSVHTSPLAQPGTGDSGGLNVAVCALGRQLVRCGATVEVFTRATDDASAGTVEIGDGARVHHVPAGPPELAKHELANHLCAFYLSMAVDPIAHELDLVHAHYWMSGWVARKLRQRHGVPFVQSFHTLARAKNAALAPGDAPEPALRTTAEERIAQEADAVLASTEDEASLLRTCYGASAGRVRVAPLGVDTEVFAPDAADRERTRVELGVDGPLLLFVGRLQPLKGPDVAIEALAALREREPAAQLVVVGGASGTGVGTTDPQGLASLARQCGVEDAVRFLEPRPQRALASLYRAADVVLMPSRSESFGLVALEAQACGTAVVAADVGGLRAALGEGAGRLVRGHRPEDYAAAVSSLVSEPDRLAAAGLAGARHAQRLGWDRAAAAAAGVYAEVLDEARAEPVEAVADAHAGAC; this comes from the coding sequence GTGCGGGTCGAGGACGTGGCGGGACCGGCTGCCTGGCCACACCAGCCGACGCCCGACCTCTCCGGGACACGCGTCGGGCTGCTCAGCGTGCACACGTCGCCGCTCGCCCAGCCCGGCACCGGCGACAGCGGCGGCCTCAACGTCGCCGTCTGCGCGCTCGGTCGTCAGCTCGTGCGCTGCGGCGCGACCGTCGAGGTGTTCACCCGCGCGACCGACGACGCGTCAGCGGGAACGGTCGAGATCGGCGACGGCGCGCGGGTGCACCACGTCCCCGCGGGTCCTCCGGAGCTTGCCAAGCATGAGCTCGCCAACCATCTCTGCGCCTTCTACCTGTCGATGGCGGTCGACCCGATCGCTCACGAGCTCGACCTCGTGCATGCCCACTACTGGATGAGCGGCTGGGTCGCCCGCAAGCTGCGCCAGCGTCACGGCGTCCCGTTCGTGCAGAGTTTCCACACGCTCGCCCGCGCGAAGAACGCGGCGCTGGCGCCCGGGGACGCGCCGGAGCCGGCGCTGCGCACGACCGCCGAGGAGCGCATCGCTCAGGAGGCCGACGCGGTCCTGGCCTCCACCGAGGACGAGGCCTCGCTCCTGCGTACCTGCTACGGCGCGAGCGCCGGCAGGGTGCGGGTCGCCCCGCTCGGGGTCGACACCGAGGTGTTCGCGCCCGACGCCGCCGACCGGGAGCGCACCCGCGTCGAGCTCGGCGTCGACGGACCCCTGTTGCTCTTCGTGGGCCGCCTGCAGCCCCTGAAGGGCCCGGACGTCGCCATCGAGGCCCTCGCGGCGCTGCGCGAGCGCGAGCCGGCCGCGCAGTTGGTCGTGGTCGGCGGCGCCAGCGGCACCGGCGTCGGCACGACCGACCCGCAGGGGCTCGCGAGCCTCGCCCGCCAGTGCGGGGTGGAGGACGCGGTCCGGTTCCTGGAGCCCCGGCCGCAGCGGGCGCTCGCCAGCCTCTACCGGGCCGCCGACGTCGTGCTCATGCCCAGTCGCTCGGAGTCGTTCGGCCTGGTAGCGCTCGAGGCGCAGGCCTGCGGCACCGCGGTCGTCGCGGCCGACGTCGGAGGACTGCGAGCCGCGCTGGGGGAGGGCGCGGGTCGGCTCGTCCGCGGTCACCGGCCCGAGGACTACGCCGCCGCGGTCTCCAGCCTCGTGAGCGAGCCCGACCGCCTCGCGGCCGCCGGCCTCGCCGGGGCCCGGCACGCGCAGCGGCTCGGCTGGGATCGCGCGGCCGCGGCGGCGGCCGGGGTCTACGCTGAGGTTCTCGACGAGGCACGCGCCGAGCCGGTCGAGGCGGTCGCGGACGCGCACGCCGGCGCCTGCTGA
- a CDS encoding YbjN domain-containing protein — MPEDATRDVVAAWVDAQPEDLQATRVSPTGWDLMLAGDHKRTIPVHLELGEHTLTLQSFFMRAPDENAEELYEYLLRRNLRTYALRFALHPDGDVLLVGVLPHTAVTHEELDRLVGQLLTAADEAFVHALRTGFASYIEREQEWRARSGLPRNPIS; from the coding sequence ATGCCCGAGGACGCCACGCGCGACGTCGTGGCCGCCTGGGTCGACGCGCAGCCGGAGGACCTGCAGGCCACCCGGGTCAGCCCGACCGGGTGGGACCTCATGCTCGCCGGCGACCACAAGCGCACGATCCCGGTGCACCTCGAGCTCGGCGAGCACACCCTCACCCTTCAGTCGTTCTTCATGCGCGCCCCCGACGAGAACGCCGAGGAGCTCTACGAGTACCTCCTGCGCCGCAACCTGCGCACCTACGCGCTGCGGTTCGCGCTGCACCCCGACGGGGACGTACTGCTCGTCGGCGTCCTGCCCCACACTGCGGTGACCCACGAGGAGCTCGACCGCCTCGTCGGTCAGCTGCTCACCGCCGCCGACGAGGCGTTCGTCCACGCCCTGCGCACCGGCTTCGCCTCGTACATCGAGCGCGAGCAGGAATGGCGCGCCCGCAGCGGCCTGCCCCGCAACCCGATCTCCTAG
- the proC gene encoding pyrroline-5-carboxylate reductase has protein sequence MDGQLAILGTGRMGEALLSGLLRVGWVKPHQVRCSVRGAERAQYLADTYGVDARTESASAAAEADVIVLAAKPQNLGALLDEVGPKMHSGQTVISVAAGVRTRRIEAATPEDVSVVRVMSNVPVQIDEAMSVLAPGKHAADADVEVAREILGAVGRVITLPEDQLDAVTAISGSGPAYLFLLAEALIDAGILFGISRDDATDLVAQTMVGAAHMLRDQGRHPVELRESVTSPGGVTIAAIRVLEEERVRAAFINAVEAAKRRGEELASG, from the coding sequence ATGGACGGACAACTCGCGATCCTCGGTACCGGCCGCATGGGGGAGGCGCTGCTCAGCGGCCTCCTGCGGGTGGGCTGGGTCAAGCCCCATCAGGTCCGGTGCAGCGTGCGCGGCGCCGAGCGCGCGCAGTACCTCGCCGACACCTACGGCGTCGACGCGCGCACCGAGAGCGCGAGCGCCGCCGCCGAGGCGGACGTGATCGTGCTCGCCGCGAAACCCCAGAACCTCGGGGCCCTGCTCGACGAGGTCGGGCCGAAGATGCACTCGGGGCAGACGGTCATCAGCGTCGCCGCCGGCGTGCGCACCCGCCGCATCGAGGCCGCCACCCCCGAGGACGTGTCCGTGGTGCGGGTCATGTCGAACGTCCCGGTCCAGATCGACGAGGCGATGAGCGTGCTCGCCCCCGGCAAGCACGCTGCCGACGCCGACGTCGAGGTCGCCCGCGAGATCCTCGGCGCGGTGGGTCGGGTCATCACGCTGCCCGAGGACCAGCTCGACGCAGTGACCGCGATCAGCGGGTCGGGTCCGGCGTATCTGTTCCTGCTCGCGGAGGCGCTCATCGACGCGGGGATCCTGTTCGGCATCAGCCGCGACGACGCGACCGACCTGGTCGCCCAGACGATGGTCGGCGCCGCGCACATGCTGCGCGACCAGGGCCGCCACCCCGTCGAGTTGCGCGAGTCGGTGACCTCCCCCGGTGGGGTGACGATCGCCGCGATCCGCGTGCTCGAGGAGGAGCGCGTGCGCGCGGCGTTCATCAACGCGGTCGAGGCCGCCAAGCGCCGCGGCGAGGAGCTCGCCTCGGGATGA
- a CDS encoding cell wall-binding repeat-containing protein encodes MGARWGWRAAGAPLLLSAAVLLGLPSAEAIESRVYEGEDTEDGEQETTAFVWHVEHAEDSNAIEEARDCSGALVAPDWVVTAAHCVAEDDRTTYVGLGLDTTDQAMQLGEFVTAEQVERHPAATDPTEHADLALLRLPEPVEAEPHTVAGSQPPEGTDTTIAGWGRSGPGQDDYPDRLQVATAPVVADEVCDEAFGPAYIADTMICAGEGGPDSPDTCAGDSGGPLIDTRNGAVAGITSFGQPGCDGNAVGVYTATSAHLDWLDEVTDGAITVIEDETEVRDDDVTDPDDDRDGASTEPRRLAGDDRIGTALAVAEQWDRADTVLLATARDFPDALAAGALAQAEGAPLLLTEPHGLPTDVRDALVRLDPDAVTVLGGSRAVAPAVEDELAALGLEVERVAGQTRADTAGRLAVHAGAPGNEVVLVDGHGFADAVSAGALLATETPPPTLLAAGDGLPAGTRDALDELEPSTVTIVGGEAAVPQAVEDELTAQGMETRRLAGGDRYITSLAVAAEALARQDAEGVPPDHPRPLITATGAGFADALSAGVLTGHQRGVLLLTASGSPAPAVADTLGAYTWSTLTAVGGTAAVSDETLEHLYATVREEP; translated from the coding sequence GTGGGAGCTCGTTGGGGATGGCGCGCAGCGGGCGCACCGCTCCTGCTCTCCGCCGCGGTGCTGCTCGGCCTGCCGAGTGCCGAGGCCATCGAATCGCGCGTCTACGAAGGCGAGGACACCGAGGACGGCGAGCAGGAGACCACCGCGTTCGTGTGGCACGTCGAACACGCCGAGGACAGCAACGCGATCGAGGAGGCCCGCGACTGCAGCGGCGCGCTCGTGGCACCCGACTGGGTGGTCACCGCCGCGCACTGCGTCGCCGAAGACGACCGCACGACCTACGTCGGGCTGGGTCTCGATACCACCGACCAGGCGATGCAGCTCGGCGAGTTCGTGACCGCCGAGCAGGTCGAGCGCCACCCGGCCGCCACCGACCCGACCGAGCATGCCGACCTCGCGCTGCTCCGGCTGCCCGAACCGGTGGAGGCCGAGCCCCACACCGTCGCGGGCTCACAGCCGCCCGAGGGCACCGACACCACGATCGCGGGCTGGGGCCGCAGCGGCCCGGGCCAGGACGACTACCCCGATCGGCTGCAGGTCGCCACCGCGCCCGTGGTGGCCGACGAGGTGTGCGACGAGGCGTTCGGACCGGCCTACATCGCGGACACGATGATCTGCGCCGGCGAGGGTGGGCCCGACAGCCCTGACACGTGCGCGGGCGACAGCGGCGGGCCGCTGATCGACACGCGTAACGGCGCGGTGGCGGGGATCACGAGCTTCGGACAACCCGGCTGTGATGGCAACGCCGTCGGCGTCTACACCGCCACCAGCGCGCACCTCGACTGGCTCGACGAGGTCACCGATGGCGCGATCACGGTCATCGAGGACGAGACCGAGGTGCGCGACGACGACGTCACCGATCCCGACGACGACCGCGACGGTGCCTCCACCGAGCCCCGCCGCCTCGCCGGCGACGACCGGATCGGGACCGCCCTCGCGGTCGCCGAGCAGTGGGATCGCGCGGACACCGTGCTGCTCGCCACCGCCCGCGACTTCCCCGACGCGCTCGCCGCCGGCGCGCTCGCGCAGGCCGAGGGAGCGCCGCTGCTGCTCACCGAGCCGCACGGCCTGCCCACCGACGTCCGCGACGCGCTGGTGCGCCTCGACCCGGACGCGGTGACCGTGCTCGGGGGATCCCGCGCCGTGGCGCCCGCGGTCGAGGACGAGCTCGCCGCCCTGGGCCTGGAGGTCGAGCGCGTGGCCGGGCAGACCCGCGCCGATACCGCCGGACGCCTCGCCGTCCACGCGGGCGCGCCCGGCAACGAGGTCGTGCTCGTGGACGGCCACGGGTTCGCGGACGCGGTGAGCGCCGGGGCGCTGCTCGCCACGGAGACACCCCCGCCCACCCTGCTGGCCGCGGGCGACGGGCTGCCGGCGGGCACCCGCGATGCGCTCGACGAGCTCGAGCCGTCGACGGTGACGATCGTGGGCGGCGAGGCCGCGGTCCCACAAGCGGTGGAGGACGAGCTCACCGCCCAGGGGATGGAGACCCGCCGGCTCGCGGGCGGCGACCGATACATCACGTCGCTGGCGGTGGCGGCAGAAGCGCTCGCGCGACAGGACGCCGAGGGCGTCCCCCCGGACCACCCGCGGCCCCTGATCACCGCGACGGGCGCCGGCTTCGCCGACGCGCTCAGCGCCGGCGTGCTCACGGGTCACCAGCGCGGAGTCCTGCTGCTCACGGCGAGCGGTAGCCCGGCCCCCGCCGTCGCCGACACGCTCGGCGCTTACACGTGGTCGACGTTGACGGCCGTGGGCGGCACCGCCGCGGTCTCCGACGAGACGCTCGAGCACCTGTACGCCACGGTGCGCGAAGAGCCCTGA